The following nucleotide sequence is from Desulfomicrobium macestii.
GCAAAAAAGGCCGCCCGGGCGTCATCGTCCCGGGCGGCCTTTTTTTGCCTGTGTCGTAAAGCCCTTAAAGCTTTTCCACGTTTTTGGCGAGGTAGTCGGCCACTCCGCCGGCGTCGGGCTTCATGCCGATGTCGCCTTTTTGCCATCCGGCAGGGCAGACCTCGCCGTATTTCTCGGTGAACTGCAGGGCGTCGACGAGTCGCAGCATTTCATCCACGTTGCGTCCAAGCGGCAGGTTGTTCACGACCTGATGCTGCACCACGCCCTCGCGGTCGATCAGGAAGGAGGCGCGCAGGGCCACGCCTGCATCGGGGTGTTCGATGCCATAGGCCCTAGCGATCTCGTGCTTCACGTCCGCGACCATGCTGAAGCCCACCGGACCGATGCCTCCCTGGTCCACGGGGGTGGAGCGCCAGGCGAAATGGGTGAACTGGGAGTCTATGGAAATGCCAACCACCTCAACGCCTCTGTCGCGAAATTCCTGCAGGCGGCGATCATGGGCGATGATCTCCGTGGGGCAGACAAAGGTGAAATCCAGCGGCCAGAAAAAAAGCACGACATATTTTCCGCGTAAGGAGGAGAGGGTAAAGTCCTCGATGCATCCGCCCGGAGTTACGGAGGGTGCGGTGAAATCAGGTGCCTGTTTGCTTACGAGTACGCTCATTGCTAGCTCCATATGATTGATTGTTCATGATTATGCATGCTTGATGGAATTGGTAATTATTCCTGGCTAAGTCCGAAGTCAACAAAATTTAACTTGTCTAACTTAATTTTCCAAACCACCTTGTGCCGCTGCGACGCGAATCATGAAACCGCGAAGGCAGCCCGCCTCCATCGTGGCGTTTCTTCGGGGACCGTTGCATTTTCAGGCTCAAATTTTCTTGGGATAAAAAGGAAGTCATCGTGAAATACAAAGCTGTCGTTTTCGATATGGACGGAACCCTGCTCGACACTCTGGCCGATCTGGCTGACGCCATGAACCGGGTGCTCGCGGAGCACGGTTTTGCGACGCACCCCGTGGACGCCTACCGGCATTTTGTTGGCAGCGGGGCAAGCCGTCTCGTGGCCCGCGCCCTGCCTGCGGACAGGCAGGATGAAGAACTGCGAGCGCAGTGCCTGCAATCCTTCCTGCGCGAATATGAATCCGGCTGGCGGAACAAAACCTGCCTCTACGAGGGCGTGCCCGAGCTTCTGGATGCGCTTGCGACCCGCAAGATCCCCGTGGCCGTGCTGACCAACAAGCCTCAGGCCTTTGCCGAACTCTGCATGCAGGAATTTCTTTCACGCTGGGATTTCACATTGACCCTGGGGCAGATGCCCGGTGTCGCCGTGAAACCCGACCCGGCCGGGCCAAGGCAGGTCATCCGCCATCTGGGCGTGCAACCGGAGGAAATTCTGTATCTGGGCGACACGGATGTGGACATGTTCACGGCCGTCAACGCCGGGATGCACCCGGTGGGCGTGCTGTGGGGATTCAGGGCCGAGCGGGAGTTGCTCGATGCCGGGGCGGCTGTGATTTTGCGGCACCCAATGGAACTGGTCTCTTTGCTGGACTGAAAAAAACTCACCAAGGGCAGGACCTGGTTTTTTCAAAAAGCGCAGGGGCCGCTACCAGCCCCTGCCGCGTTCCCAAATTTCCGTCACCGTGTTCTTTCCAGCGCCGATGACATGGTAGCGGTCATGCTGCGTGGCTGTTGCACAGGCGTGGTTGGGGAGAATCCGCAGGCGCGTGCCGATGGGCAGATCGCAGTCCAACCGGGGGCTGCCCGGGCGCGCTGCGACAATGCCGTGTTCCTGGTTGACGATGGTGACTACAAGATCGGCCATGGGATGACCCGCGACGTCACAGACCAATCCATACCCCTGGTCCACGGTCTGACCGGCTGTGCCGCGATCCGAAGACAGCGCGGTCCAACCGGCGTCGATGATCGTCCAACCCTTCTCGCGCTGATGTCCGATGACGGTGCTCAGCACCGAAAGGGCGATGTCGTCCGTGGTGCAGATGCCGATGCCTGCCTGGACCAGATCGAAAAAGACAAAGACTCCGGCGCGCACCTCGGTCACGCCTTCGTAGCTTTGAGCCGTAAAGGCCGTGGGCGTCGAGCCGACGCTGACCACCGGACACGGATGACCGGCCGCGCGCAGCGTCTCGGCGGCCGTGACCACGGCCATGCGTTCCTGTTCGGCGGCGGCTTCAAGCGCCGCTTGCCCACGCGCCTCGTAGCTCTCGCCAGCGTGGGTCAGCACGCCCATGAGCCGTGCCTTGGGCGTCAGCGCCTTTGCGATGGACAGGAGCAGGGTTGCATCCTGCGGCTTTACGCCCGAGCGATGACCGTCGCAATCGAGCTCGATGAGCACCGGGATGGGGTCGAAAGGGTCCGACGCCGAGGCCACCGCGACGGCCTGCTCCACGCTGTCCAGCAAAACGGCAAGTGTGATCCCGCCTTTGCGAAGCCTTTGAACTCGCGGCAGTTTGTCAGGGGAGATGCCGACGGCGTAGATGATGTCGGTCACGCCATGCCGGATCAATTCTTCCGCCTCGCGCAGTGTGGAGACCGTGGCCGGACCGTGCGGACCGGTCATCATCCGGCTGAACACATCCCACGATTTGGCCGTCTTGAAATGAGGACGGAAGGCCACGCCGGCTTTTTGCAGGCGATCGTGCAGACGGAGGATGTTGGTGTTCATCCGCGCCTCGTCAACAAGCAGGCAGGGTGTGTCCATGGTCTGCAGGGACTGCGAAAGGTCAGCAGGCGAATATATATTTATGGAAGAAAGTCCGTTCATGCGGGCACGCTCCAGGAAGATTTTTTTATGGACAATGTCATTATGTATGGACCTAGCCGACAACCCCATTCGACTCAAGCCCGGTGCCTTTGACGCCGCCACCCACTTCGGCGGGTCGCATCTTTTGCGGTTGCTCATCCTCGCGCAGGGCCTTTTTTGAGACTCCGCGCCTCCATGCGGGAAAGAAGTCCCCTCTCTCATCTCCCTCTTTATCTTGAGATAAATCTGGGCTATGCTTCCAAAACGCCCAGTTGCCAGGGTGGAGCAAGGATGCCTTGAATGCGCGCAGCGCTCTTTCCCGAGTGTTAAGGATTGCTGCCACGCATGACTCATGTCCCAATGGTGCTGACGAGACCGTGAACCGACTAACCTTGAATGGACCGGAGAAAACGATGAAGAAGATTCCGATTCGCATGAAATTGATCGGCGGTTTTATGAGTCTGCTGGTTCTGGTCTGCACCGGCCTTGCTTTCATCGCCTATGACCAAGCCAAGAGTTCGGCCTTGAATCAGGTGCAGGAGAATATCCAGCTCATGGCGCAGGATGGCGCGCGATTGGTCCGGAGCCGTCTGGACTATTATCTGGTGGGCATGGAGGGGATCGCCAATCGGGACGTGATCCGGTCCATGAATTGGGACCGGCAGCAAATCATTCTGGAGCGCGAAACCGAGCGGATGAAATACCTGGGCATGGGCGTCATCGATGCCGACGGCCAGGCCAGGTATCCCGACGGCAGTACGGCAGAGCTGGGTGACCGAGGATATTTCAAGGACGCCATGGCCGGAAAATCCGTGTTTTCCAATGTCATCATCAGCCGGGTCACCAATTCGCCGGTCTTGATTCTCGCCACTCCGATCTGGGGATTTGCCGGGGATGTGAAGGGCGTCCTGATTGCCCGCCTCGATGCCACGCTGCTGAGCGAAATCACGGACAATATAAAGTATGGCGCTTCGGGGTATTCCTACATCATCGACGACAAGGGCGCGCTCATAGCCCACGGCAACCGGCAGTTCGTGCTGGAACAGCGCAACTTCATCGAAGAAGGCAAGAAGGACCCGGAATACGCGGCCCTGGCGGTGATGCTTCAGCGCATGACCAAGGGCGAGTCCGGATTTGATAATTATCTTTTCATGGGCAAGGACCGTTTTTTCGGATTCGCGCCCATCGACGGCAATGGCTGGTCCATTGCAGTGGGAGCCATGCAGGATGATGTGCTCGCTGAAGTTTTCAAGATGCGCTGGATGATCGGCATCGCCTCCGTTGTCTTTTTCGGAGTCGGCCTCATCATTGCACTGCTGATCAGCCGGTCCGTTCTGCTCCCGGTGAAAAACTGTGTCGCCCTGCTGCGGGACATCTCCGAGGGAGAAGGTGATCTGACCAAGCGGCTTCCGGTTGAAAGCCAGGATGAGATCGGTCTCTTGGCCCAATACTTCAACACCTTTGTGGAAAAGCTTCAGCGCATCATCTCCGAAATAAGCGGCAACGCGCAGACCGTGGCATCTTCGGCCACGGAGCTTTCAGCGGTGAGCAAACAGACGACGCAAAGCGTGCAATCCCTTTCGTCCAAGACGTCCACCGTGGCAGCGGCGGCGGAGGAGATGAGCACGAATATCACGTCCGTCGCCGCGGGCATGGAACAGACCACGACCAACCTGTCATCGGTGGCGGCGGCCACGGAAGAGATGACCTCCACCATCGGGGAAATCGCGAGCAACACCGAGCGCGCCCGGGGTACCACCGACAGCGCCGCGCATCAGGTCGACAATTTTGCGGGCATCCTGCGCGAACTCGGCGTGGCCGCCCAGGAAATCGGCAAGGTCACGGATACGATCTCGGCCATATCCTCCCAGACCAACCTGCTGGCCCTCAATGCCACCATCGAGGCGGCCAGGGCCGGGGATGCAGGACGGGGATTCGCCGTCGTGGCCAACGAGATCAAGGATCTGGCCCTGAAAACCGCAGAGGCCACCAACGACATCAGGACCAAGATCAACGGAATCCAGAGCGCCACGGGCAGCGCGGTCACCGATATCGGGCAGATCGTCAAGGTCATCAGCGATGTGAACGAGATCGTGACCACCATCGCCGCGGCCATCGAAGAGCAGTCCGCCGTGACCCGGGAAGTGGCCACGAACATCAACCAGGCGACGACAGGCGTTCAGGACGCATCCTCGCGGTCTTCGGAGATGTCCGGAGTGTCCAGGGACATCGCCCAGGACATCACCGCGGTAGACTCCATCACCAACGACATCCGTTCCGGCGGCGAACAGGTCCAGGCCAGCGCCGAAGAGCTTTCCAAGCTCGCGGAGCAGCTCAAGGGCCTGGTGGGGCAGTTCAGGGTATAGAACGCATGACAGGCCCGGGAAGCGGTTCCCGGGCCTGTCATGTTTTGAAGCTCGTTTATGATTTTTGCTAAATGGAGATTTTGGCTCCAAGCAGCGCGGCGAACTTGGCGATCCAGTCCGGATGCGCAGGCCAGGCCGGAGCCGTGACGAGGTTGCCGTCCACATGGGCCTTGTCGAGAGCGATGTCGGCGTACTTGCCACCGGCGCAGGTCACGTCCGGCCCGCAGGCGGGATAGGCCGCGCAGCTCTTGCCCTTGAGCACCCCTGCCGTGACAAGCACGAGCGGGCCATGGCAGATGGCCGCGATGGGTTTTCCAGCCGCGTCGAACTCGCGGACGATCTCAAGCACGCGTGCATTGAGGCGGATGTACTCCGGAGCACGGCCGCCAGGAACGACAAGTCCGGCATAATCGGCCGTATCCACCGCGTCAAAATCCTTGTTCAGGGTGAAATTGTGACCCCGCTTTTCGCTGTACGTCTGGTCTCCCTCGAAATCATGGATGGACGTACGCACAAACTCTCCGGCCTTCTTGTCCGGGCAGACCGCCTCTACAACGTAACCGAGCATGGTCAGGGCCTGAAACGGGACCATGACCTCGTAATCCTCGACGTAATCACCTACCAGCATCAGTATTTTCTTGGACATGTTCGCGCCTCCTTCAGCGGTTGAATTCAGGATCGCGCAAGGCATGCCTGAACTCGTTGGTTTATAAAGAAGGGTGATTCATAGATCCTGAAGCGGGTGCTTGTCCATTGTCCATGGATGTTCAGTGGGGAGCGGTCTGTGTCCGAAGCGGAAAAATTGATTTTTTCCCTTGGATCAGTTACGTAAGTATTTTACTCAAGGAATTGTTTTTTTCATGACCACGAGCACAACCTCAGGGGATTTACGTGAACTCATTTTTGAAAGTCTTTATCGCATGTTTTTTGGCCGGGTTTGTCATGGTGACGCCTGCGTCGGCTTGGGATGCGAATGGTTTCAAGCTCAAGACGCGTCCGCAAGCTGGCAGTGTCGAACATGAGCTCCAGACGTTGCCCCCCGTCGAAAAGGACGGGTGGAAGCTGGACACGCTCGTTTTGCAACCCGGCAGCAGAAGCCAAGGGTATCATGGGGTTTTGACTCGTGAAGGAACTGAAATCCAGGGACAGAAAGGGGAAGAGATTGAAACACCCCTTGGGCTGCTTCAATATCACGGCTCGATGGACGAACGTCCGCATCTTTGGTCGCATTCCGGATGGGTCATGATCACCCCGGAATCTGGCGGAGAAAACAATATGCTCCCAATGAAGAAATGATGGTGCTGCAAAATAAACACTAAGTCTTTGCAGCATTGCCGCGCACGCGTGTCATGTCGGAAAATGGCGCGAAATTCATTCTTTTGAGATATTTTAAAAGACATTGATCCCCTTCTTCAAGGGGATGACGTCTTTTTGCAGTGTCGTCTTCTTTGAAGAGGTGCAGATTTTTTTTGCATTGATATCAGAAATAATATTTCGGTGATGACAATATTTTTGGAAACATTTTATCGTTACGAATGGATTGGTTGGTTGAAATTTCAAAATTAGGAGGAAATTTGTTGTGAAATGTTTTTTTTCGTGTGTGTTCATCTTGTTTGCCATTGTCACATTCCCTTTTTCTTCAACAGCGTTCATGGGTTACGGCGGATGCATGGATAAATGCGACGGAGATCCTCAATGCATAAAGGACTGTCGTGAAATGTATAAAAGCGAAAAAGACGCCCATGAAGAATACAAGAATGATTTCAGAGAATGCTTTAATTCCTGCTATGATCTTCGTGGAAAGGAAAAAGAAGATTGTCTCGAAAAATGCAGGGGTGATTATAAGTTTGGAAGGGATTTGCCAAAAAAATAGACCCTCATGCCAAAGTATCGCTGTTCCTATATGTCATGTTCTTGAGAAAGGGGATTGGCAAAAAAATACGGTGGCAAGTTGGCCTGCCCACGAAAGGAGGGTCAGCGATATGTTCGGATATCAAATCCGCAAAATACAAAGGGAGAGTAGGGCAATGCACTTTTTGAAAAACAAAATTTTCTGGATTACTCTGGCGGTTTTGCTTTTTTTCGTGTCTCAGGCAAGTGCTTGGATTGTGCATGCCAAATGGGAGTGCTGCGGAGCAAACCCTAAAGAACGAGTCAAGGTTCGATGCAATTCAGGTGTTGTCCCGACCTTTGTGAAGGTCAATGAAAAGTGGTACTTCAAAAAAGAAGGTGGTCCTGATGGTGCAGGCACGGCCTACCCCTCTTTGGACGCAGCTGCCAAGGATTTTTGCAAAGAGTGATTTCTGAAGAATCAGGGCGGTTTTTTATGACAATGCAGGAGAGCGAATAATCTCCTGCATTTTTTTTAACACACGATAGCAGGGAAAACAGGAAATTGCGTCAGAGACCTGTTACTTATCGTCAATCAAAAGATCGACAATGTCATGATATCCAGGAACTGGATCGCTTTTGGCCACTATCTCGACAACCCGTGCAAGACCCGATGCATACGCCGATTTGCCAAGCACCTTCGTTTCCAATCGAATCGAGACTTCAGGATTTTTGATCACGATCTCATGGTATGCATGTCGATCCAAAAATGAAGAGGGGATCTGAAGAACCTCGTTTTGCTCTTTCGGATCCCTGACGGATCGAATCCGGCTCTCGGGTACGCCCAGGGATTTGGCAAGATGGACGGCGGTGCCGGGCCTGGTGCTTTTCGATGCCTGGTGGGATTCGGTGATTTCGATGTCCTGGCCCTGGAAATATTTGGCCGACTGTTTGACCATGGCCATGAAGGAGAGCATCTGCATGTTCACGTTGGGGCAGATGACCACCGGGAACGAGATCGTGGCGGGGAAGCGTGATTCGCCGGTGGACAGGTCGAGCAAGGTGAAAGCGGTGGCGGCGCAGAATTCGATGACATCGCTGAGTTCACGTCCTGAACCGGCGTGCACCACCATGTATCGATCGCTTTTTGGAGTGTTCTGGCCAGTCCACGGAATCACGCGAGAGATTGCCGAACCGTTCAGGCCATTCAAGAGTTCGGTCGCCAGTTTTCCGTGGCCAACGATGATAATCGTAAACTTTTCCATACCTTCCTTTCCTTGTCGTTGCGCTTGGGCGCCCCAGGCCCATGAATCCATGTTCAGTTCGCTACATGATTGGCAGTGCTCACGGCAAGCGCTTATTTTGTCCTATATCCTTGTATCCATGAATGTTTTTCTTGCTTGTCAAAGGGACCGGGAAGTGCGCGGCATGCAATGTCACGATTTGCATGCCGCAAGAATGCTCGCGACAGACAGTCGCCTCAATCCAGCCACGTTCGCCAGCCCCCAAAAAAAAACCATCCGAATCCGGATGGCCTGGCCGCTGCCTGATAGCTGCCTGATAGCTGCCTTGTCGCTGCCTTGCCTCTGCCTGGCCGCTGCCTTGTCGCTGCCTTGTCGCTGCCTTGCCTCTGCCTTGTCGCTGCCTTGTCGCTGCCTTGTCGCTGCCTTGTCGCTGCCTTGTCGCTGCCTTGTCGCTACCTTGCCTCTTCCTGGCATCAGCCCTGGAGTATCTGGCCCGCGACACGGAGCATCTCGCGGATGTCCATGGGTTTGGCCACATAGGCGTTCATGCCGACGTCCAGGAAGAGCTCCCTGTCTCCGGCCATGGCGCAAGCCGTCAACGCGATGACGGGAATGTTCCTGACCATCTCCCCGGCCTCTCCCCGGCGGATGCGCATGGTGGCCTCGATGCCGTCCATGTCCGGCATCTGCACATCCATGATCACAAGATCAAAGGGGTGGCCGCGCAGGGTGTCCAGGGCTTCCTGACCGCCACGGACATGAACCACTTCGCCTCCGTGGCGACCGAGCAAGGCCTGCTGGGCCAGGGCGCTGACCTGATCATCTTCCACCAGCAGAATGCGCCTTCCCGAAAGATTGGTGGCTTCCAGGCCATCGGCGTCGCCTGGGTGATCAAGGGTCGAATCCATCGCAAAAGACAGGGAAAAGGCAAAGGCCGTGCCCTTGCCCGCCTCGCTGATCACGGACATGCTCCCGCCCATGAGTTCCACCAGGCGTTTGCAGATGGAGAGGCCGAGTCCGACACCCTTGCGGCTGCGGACATATCCATCACTGATTTGGATGAACGGGTCAAAAAGGCTCTTGAGTTCATCGTCGGGTATGCCGATGCCCGTGTCCGATACCTCGAAAAAGATCCGAACCGTTTCCGGAACGACGGCGGGCAGTCTGAAAGCCTGTACGGATACGCTGCCCGAGGAGGTGAACTTGCAGGCGTTATCCACAAAATTGTTGAGGATCTGCTGCAAGCGAAACGCATCCCCGATGATGCGGCAAGGCAGGGCCGGATCCAGGGTGAATTCCAGCGTCACTTTGCTGTCCTCAAGAAAAGGCGCGAACAGTTCGCGAACTTGGACAAAGACACTCTCAAGGCTCATCGGTGACGCCTGAATGGCGAGCTTGCCTGCCTCGATGCGGGAAAAATCCATGATGTCCGAGAGCAGCCGAACTAGGCGGTCGCAGGATCTGACGGCCATGTCCACGAAAGAATCCTGGTCCTCGCTGAGTTCCGTGGTCTGCAAAAGCTGAAGCATGCCCATGATCCCGTTTATTGGCGTGCGGATCTCATGACTCATGCTGGCCAGAAAGCCGGACTTGACCCTGCTGGCCTCCTCGGCCAGTTCCTTGGCTTTCTTGAGGGCCTCTTCGGAACGCCAGCGCTCGGTGATGTCCTCGGCCGAGCAGACCACATATTCCACCATTCCGTCGGAACGGAGTTTGGGTGATTTGAGGATTGATACAAGCCTTTGGTCACCCGAAAAATGCGGCAGCCACTCCTCGGTGCGGACCGGACGTCCCGAAAAAAAGACCTGCTCGTTTCCCTGTCGGCAGATATCTGCCACATCGGCGGGGTAGATTTCGTAAAGATCCCTGTAGGCCATGTCTTTAATGGCGAATCCGCCAAAGGCGGCATGAGCCCCGTTGACCGCGCCATAGGTTTGCTCGTCGGTCAGATACCAGACCTGCGTCTGGATGTTCTCAAGCAGGATGCGCTGCTCCTCGGCGGCCTTTTTCAGGAGGGTTTGGGCCTGCATGCGCGCGGAGATGTCCATGGCGATGCGGATCCGGGCCGGACGACCGTCAAACCAGGACACGGACCTGTCGAAATACAGATTCCATTTTCCGGTCTGAGCATCGAGGGCCTCCCAGGAGAGCGTTTTGTCTCCGGAATCATCCCTGACTGTGCGCAACCCTTCCGTTTCGCCATGCTGATGCCGGAAGTGGTAGGGGTCCGTGCCGAATTTTGCTGAACTCTCCCGCATGGAAGCGTTCATGAACAGAATTTCGTCCGTGGCGACATCCCAGACACAGATGTCGGCCGGGATGCTGTCGAGAATGGCGCGCAGGGCGACGTTGCCCGCCTCCAGTTCCTTTTCCATTCTTTTTTGAACGGTAACGTCCCTGGCCGACCCCACGGTTCCGATCATGGCCCCGGTTTCGTCGAAGAGCGGGGCCTTGCGCACGTCGAGAAACAGAAATTTTCCGGCGATATTGCCATATTCATCGAACTGTTGCGCACACGCCGAATCGATGGTGATCTGATCCGTGTCGCGACAGATTTCTCCGAAACTGTGCCAGTCGGGATTGTCTGGATGCCGGGCACGTTCCCGCTGCGCGAAGAAAAGGTCCGTCTTGCCGATGG
It contains:
- a CDS encoding peroxiredoxin, with amino-acid sequence MSVLVSKQAPDFTAPSVTPGGCIEDFTLSSLRGKYVVLFFWPLDFTFVCPTEIIAHDRRLQEFRDRGVEVVGISIDSQFTHFAWRSTPVDQGGIGPVGFSMVADVKHEIARAYGIEHPDAGVALRASFLIDREGVVQHQVVNNLPLGRNVDEMLRLVDALQFTEKYGEVCPAGWQKGDIGMKPDAGGVADYLAKNVEKL
- a CDS encoding HAD family hydrolase, which translates into the protein MKYKAVVFDMDGTLLDTLADLADAMNRVLAEHGFATHPVDAYRHFVGSGASRLVARALPADRQDEELRAQCLQSFLREYESGWRNKTCLYEGVPELLDALATRKIPVAVLTNKPQAFAELCMQEFLSRWDFTLTLGQMPGVAVKPDPAGPRQVIRHLGVQPEEILYLGDTDVDMFTAVNAGMHPVGVLWGFRAERELLDAGAAVILRHPMELVSLLD
- a CDS encoding alanine racemase; the protein is MNGLSSINIYSPADLSQSLQTMDTPCLLVDEARMNTNILRLHDRLQKAGVAFRPHFKTAKSWDVFSRMMTGPHGPATVSTLREAEELIRHGVTDIIYAVGISPDKLPRVQRLRKGGITLAVLLDSVEQAVAVASASDPFDPIPVLIELDCDGHRSGVKPQDATLLLSIAKALTPKARLMGVLTHAGESYEARGQAALEAAAEQERMAVVTAAETLRAAGHPCPVVSVGSTPTAFTAQSYEGVTEVRAGVFVFFDLVQAGIGICTTDDIALSVLSTVIGHQREKGWTIIDAGWTALSSDRGTAGQTVDQGYGLVCDVAGHPMADLVVTIVNQEHGIVAARPGSPRLDCDLPIGTRLRILPNHACATATQHDRYHVIGAGKNTVTEIWERGRGW
- a CDS encoding methyl-accepting chemotaxis protein, which gives rise to MKKIPIRMKLIGGFMSLLVLVCTGLAFIAYDQAKSSALNQVQENIQLMAQDGARLVRSRLDYYLVGMEGIANRDVIRSMNWDRQQIILERETERMKYLGMGVIDADGQARYPDGSTAELGDRGYFKDAMAGKSVFSNVIISRVTNSPVLILATPIWGFAGDVKGVLIARLDATLLSEITDNIKYGASGYSYIIDDKGALIAHGNRQFVLEQRNFIEEGKKDPEYAALAVMLQRMTKGESGFDNYLFMGKDRFFGFAPIDGNGWSIAVGAMQDDVLAEVFKMRWMIGIASVVFFGVGLIIALLISRSVLLPVKNCVALLRDISEGEGDLTKRLPVESQDEIGLLAQYFNTFVEKLQRIISEISGNAQTVASSATELSAVSKQTTQSVQSLSSKTSTVAAAAEEMSTNITSVAAGMEQTTTNLSSVAAATEEMTSTIGEIASNTERARGTTDSAAHQVDNFAGILRELGVAAQEIGKVTDTISAISSQTNLLALNATIEAARAGDAGRGFAVVANEIKDLALKTAEATNDIRTKINGIQSATGSAVTDIGQIVKVISDVNEIVTTIAAAIEEQSAVTREVATNINQATTGVQDASSRSSEMSGVSRDIAQDITAVDSITNDIRSGGEQVQASAEELSKLAEQLKGLVGQFRV
- a CDS encoding DJ-1/PfpI family protein; the protein is MSKKILMLVGDYVEDYEVMVPFQALTMLGYVVEAVCPDKKAGEFVRTSIHDFEGDQTYSEKRGHNFTLNKDFDAVDTADYAGLVVPGGRAPEYIRLNARVLEIVREFDAAGKPIAAICHGPLVLVTAGVLKGKSCAAYPACGPDVTCAGGKYADIALDKAHVDGNLVTAPAWPAHPDWIAKFAALLGAKISI
- a CDS encoding dihydrodipicolinate reductase C-terminal domain-containing protein; translation: MEKFTIIIVGHGKLATELLNGLNGSAISRVIPWTGQNTPKSDRYMVVHAGSGRELSDVIEFCAATAFTLLDLSTGESRFPATISFPVVICPNVNMQMLSFMAMVKQSAKYFQGQDIEITESHQASKSTRPGTAVHLAKSLGVPESRIRSVRDPKEQNEVLQIPSSFLDRHAYHEIVIKNPEVSIRLETKVLGKSAYASGLARVVEIVAKSDPVPGYHDIVDLLIDDK
- a CDS encoding PAS domain S-box protein, translated to MDRNDVGGRLRLYRQLRNLTQESLSEVIGVTKQHLGQIERGQCNPSLDFLSKAASALDTHIASFFLGNGNGNDPVMINAHSFPENDGGVRPFSTCGLWMLSGPGGKNIWSKSLCRMLGHASVRVPSLTQFCKHLTTDEAAAFRAFFAQVLEGDVPDSIIFAVTRKDGVQRRVQAVAEILNGGDDLAETAYIIFWDMTDWLETRRIFHYTQQELNDTIRDRTAALTSAVSNAKRELELRQDAERAVKQAHTNLSRLVQTIPVIVYSRSFEGSTTHYCSPQARAVLGYNPEAADTAEGFWTDRIHPEDTAIYQTAMEQASRSGVLDVEYRVLDEAGRVMWFHDKAVMTDEGDGLVMHGVATDITQQKNEIETRKALERKSRQLDTMLRLICDNVPDMIWAKDLEKKYIFANKAVCETLLGACDTSEPIGKTDLFFAQRERARHPDNPDWHSFGEICRDTDQITIDSACAQQFDEYGNIAGKFLFLDVRKAPLFDETGAMIGTVGSARDVTVQKRMEKELEAGNVALRAILDSIPADICVWDVATDEILFMNASMRESSAKFGTDPYHFRHQHGETEGLRTVRDDSGDKTLSWEALDAQTGKWNLYFDRSVSWFDGRPARIRIAMDISARMQAQTLLKKAAEEQRILLENIQTQVWYLTDEQTYGAVNGAHAAFGGFAIKDMAYRDLYEIYPADVADICRQGNEQVFFSGRPVRTEEWLPHFSGDQRLVSILKSPKLRSDGMVEYVVCSAEDITERWRSEEALKKAKELAEEASRVKSGFLASMSHEIRTPINGIMGMLQLLQTTELSEDQDSFVDMAVRSCDRLVRLLSDIMDFSRIEAGKLAIQASPMSLESVFVQVRELFAPFLEDSKVTLEFTLDPALPCRIIGDAFRLQQILNNFVDNACKFTSSGSVSVQAFRLPAVVPETVRIFFEVSDTGIGIPDDELKSLFDPFIQISDGYVRSRKGVGLGLSICKRLVELMGGSMSVISEAGKGTAFAFSLSFAMDSTLDHPGDADGLEATNLSGRRILLVEDDQVSALAQQALLGRHGGEVVHVRGGQEALDTLRGHPFDLVIMDVQMPDMDGIEATMRIRRGEAGEMVRNIPVIALTACAMAGDRELFLDVGMNAYVAKPMDIREMLRVAGQILQG